A window of the Zeugodacus cucurbitae isolate PBARC_wt_2022May chromosome 2, idZeuCucr1.2, whole genome shotgun sequence genome harbors these coding sequences:
- the LOC105215666 gene encoding tyrosine-protein phosphatase non-receptor type 23: protein MNALQIFLVFTLLYGVVVAQDYQDYQENTPRPAPIRLRPSAGIADAPRPTPVPILKQINKHNEDGSYTYGYEGADGSFKIETKLATGEVKGKYGYVDETGKVRVVEYGANQYGFQPSGEGITVAPPTLVDETLKEEPEYEDEPVRPQRPYRPPRPQQPRPAPAPRPQPQPQPQYLQYEEEQEQQPEPPRRIQYAPPPQASAAPAPPRIQVPGAQRTTDVLYSPLQRPARPEPDFSHLQNFGDGPSNVRVSRPVYAPAPVQPAPSSARANNFLGPPSGGRPILEPSQFGPPPQARPVQQSAPAPLPRYQPQINHQQQAQGRAGGGGGGSLLDQLARDYALPQGNAQPLHDISFGYY, encoded by the exons ATGAATGCG TTACAGATATTTCTAGTTTTCACGCTGTTGTATGGCGTGGTTGTTGCACAAGACTATCAGGACTATCAGGAAAATACGCCACGTCCTGCACCGATAAGACTGCGCCCCAGCGCTGGTATTGCTGATGCACCACGACCCACACCTGTGCCTATactgaagcaaataaataa ACACAACGAAGATGGTTCCTATACATATGGTTATGAGGGCGCTGATGGTTCCTTCAAAATCGAAACAAAATTGGCGACCGGTGAGGTTAAGGGTAAATATGGTTATGTCGATGAGACAGGCAAAGTGCGTGTGGTGGAATATGGTGCCAATCAATATGGTTTCCAACCTTCCGGTGAAGGTATCACAGTAGCGCCACCTACTTTGGTCGATGAAACGCTCAAGGAGGAGCCGGAGTATGAGGATGAACCTGTGCGTCCGCAGAGACCTTAC CGCCCACCTCGTCCACAACAGCCACGCCCTGCACCAGCGCCACGACCACAACCACAACCTCAACCACAATATCTACAATATGAggaagaacaagaacaacagccGGAGCCACCACGACGCATACAGTACGCACCACCACCACAAGCTTCAGCCGCTCCAGCGCCACCAAGAATACAAGTGCCGGGTGCTCAACGTACTACTGATGTTTTATACTCTCCACTGCAACGCCCGGCACGTCCCGAACCAGACTTCTCACATTTGCAG aaCTTTGGTGACGGTCCTTCCAATGTGCGTGTTTCACGTCCTGTCTATGCCCCCGCGCCAGTTCAACCTGCACCCTCCAGCGCACGCGCCAATAACTTCCTAGGACCGCCGTCCGGTGGTCGCCCCATTCTGGAGCCTTCACAATTTGGTCCACCGCCACAGGCCCGCCCAGTACAGCAGTCTGCACCAGCGCCTCTACCTCGCTATCAACCACAGATCAACCACCAGCAACAGGCGCAAGGACGtgccggtggtggtggtggcggcagtTTATTGGACCAATTGGCGCGGGATTATGCTTTGCCACAAGGAAATGCTCAGCCTCTGCATGACATTTCATTTGGTTACTACTGA
- the LOC114804388 gene encoding odorant receptor 67d-like: METKTRPSDNFHKLLKIIRISSSLIGVDVIDENYKFNYVIGFVMVAIAWNFMCSIYSIYKDVTTDWTVLLDVFSPISCAAQGTIKLCSLMLYPKLYRELAMDLVEIYKKYQAVGQKYETKLFEWNKSMKNILIIGALVYFLSSLLALIAPIFLYIFKGERHLIIMCQMPYVDVATDHGYFITIGYNLLCVFVAAFGLYGADLYVFLFLTHSIFFYDIFALKVGDLHEILRQDNKDKRIKPLINDIAQWHQYYLDFNDKCNQIFFWSITAHILCTTLGILSTLLIIMLKYWPGAYPYIFVCFVWLYMYCILGTRVETCNDQFCDGIYDINWYDLDISDQKTVSLMLLQSQVPRLITIAGIEPLSVNTALKITRSIYSLVMMVMQFNE; this comes from the exons ATGGAAACTAAAACAAGGCCCTCagacaattttcataaattgttgaaaataattCGCATAAGCTCCAGCTTAATTGGTGTAGACGTTATCGATGAgaattataaattcaattatgttATTGGTTTTGTTATGGTGGCGATCGCTTGGAATTTCATGTGTTCAATATATTCAATCTATAAGGACGTCACTACCGATTGGACCGTGCTACTGGATGTATTCTCACCGATCAGTTGTGCCGCTCAAGGCACAATCAAACTTTGCTCACTTATGCTGTATCCGAAATTATATCGCGAACTGGCAATGGATCTTGtggaaatttacaaaaaatatcaagCAGTGGGACAAAAATATGAGACGAAATTATTTGAATGGAACAAGAGCATGAAGAATATTCTAATTATTGGTGCCTTAGTATATTTCTTGTCTTCTTTGCTGGCGTTGATCGcgccaatatttttatacatcttCAAGGGAGAAAGACATCTAATAATTATGTGTCAAATGCCGTATGTCGACGTGGCCACAGATCATGGCTATTTCATTACAATTGGCTACAATTTGCTGTGCGTTTTCGTAGCGGCTTTCGGTTTGTACGGTGCCGACTTGTATGTCTTTCTATTCCTAACACACTCGATATTCTTTTACGATATTTTCGCACTGAAAGTCGGTGATCTTCATGAGATATTGCGTCAAGATAATAAGGATAAACGTATAAAGCCACTGATTAACGACATTGCACAATGGCATCAGTACTATTTGGA CTTTAATGATAAATGCAACCAAATATTCTTCTGGTCCATCACCGCCCACATATTGTGCACCACATTGGGCATCCTGAGCACATTGCTCATAATTATGCTGAAGTACTGGCCGGGCGCTTATCCCTATATTTTCGTCTGCTTCGTttggttatatatgtattgcaTTTTGGGCACACGAGTGGAgacatgt AATGATCAATTTTGCGATGGAATTTACGATATCAACTGGTATGATTTGGATATTAGCGATCAGAAGACAGTGAGCTTAATGCTTTTGCAGTCGCAGGTGCCGCGCCTTATAACTATAGCGGGTATTGAGCCGTTGTCGGTGAACACTGCTCTTAAG ATCACTCGCTCTATCTATAGCCTAGTTATGATGGTTATGCAGTTTAATGAATAG
- the LOC114804387 gene encoding odorant receptor 67d-like codes for MKRQTSPSDIYYKMLSVIRFCSRRIGCDIIAEDYKINLNTMVVIVAIGAYYLCSVHTIMKYIATDWTVLLDVFSPVSCTTQGMVKLISVLLYPELYRKLALDIGLIYEKYQELGAAYKEKLLEWNTNMKKLLIAIAIVYFLTALLILCTPIVLYIFKGERHLILLCQVPGFEVDTFHGYWVTNAFNALCVFIAAFGLYAGDLYLILFLTHSIFFRDILTLKIDDLHKLIEADDKEDRQTKLVKDIVEWHQYYLEFNDKCNLLFFWTISAHIICTTLGILSTLLIAMLKDWPGAYAYLLVCFIWLYMYCILGTRVEINNDRFCTGIYDINWYSLDVRNQNTIRLMLMQSQAPKNITIAGVEPLSVSTALKITRTIYSLVMMVLRFQNKQ; via the exons ATGAAAAGGCAAACGAGTCCCTCAGACATTTACTATAAAATGCTTTCGGTTATACGTTTTTGCTCACGCCGGATCGGTTGTGATATTATCGCTGAAGATTACAAAATCAACTTAAACACAATGGTCGTTATTGTAGCCATTGGCGCGTATTACCTTTGTTCGGTGCATACGATTATGAAATATATTGCGACAGATTGGACGGTGTTGCTTGATGTTTTCTCACCGGTCAGCTGCACCACACAAGGAATGGTGAAATTGATTTCAGTACTATTGTATCCAGAACTCTATCGAAAACTAGCACTGGACATCGGTCTAATTTATGAGAAATACCAAGAGTTGGGAGCAGCATACAAAGAGAAACTGCTTGAATGGAATACGAATATGAAAAAACTCTTAATTGCAATCGCAATTGTGTATTTCCTCACGGCGTTGCTAATTTTATGCACCCCGATTGTGCTGTACATATTTAAGGGTGAACGTCACCTCATATTGCTTTGCCAGGTGCCCGGTTTCGAGGTGGATACGTTTCATGGTTATTGGGTGACCAATGCCTTCAATGCATTATGCGTTTTCATAGCCGCTTTCGGTTTATATGCTGGCGATTTGTATTTAATACTCTTTTTGACACACTCAATATTCTTTCGCGATATATTAACTCTGAAAATCGATGATCTACACAAATTGATAGAAGCAGATGATAAGGAAGACCGTCAAACAAAATTGGTGAAAGATATAGTGGAGTGGCATCAGTATTACTTGGA GTTTAATGATAAGTGCAATTTGCTCTTCTTTTGGACCATCTCCGCACATATTATATGCACCACGCTGGGTATCTTAAGCACTCTACTCATCGCTATGCTGAAGGATTGGCCTGGCGCCTATGCGTATCTGTTGGTGTGCTTTATCTGgttgtatatgtattgtatacttggtacacgtgttgaaatcaat AACGATCGATTCTGTACTGGGATCTACGACATCAACTGGTATTCCTTAGATGTGCGTAATCAAAATACCATACGTTTAATGCTAATGCAATCGCAGGCACCAAAAAATATAACCATCGCAGGAGTTGAACCGTTATCGGTTAGCACAGCACTCAAG ATAACACGCACAATTTACAGTTTGGTTATGATGGTACTACGTTTCCAAAATAAACAGTAG
- the LOC105215665 gene encoding putative lysozyme-like protein isoform X2: MKLFYILLLTLPLLAHSYPAESEDKSISLEDVELPDSDHAASGGDSQITKRSGSFDYVAHLKSGLLSSIGQASASIASGSSGGSSGGGGGGGDGYKSYESAHGNSVDYNPWTFKKSVLNTIFQAVKAITGGVTAIKGQLIKGSGYALSASGNLVASSGDKVTDVGKAIINSAQINSHGYGGGAPVHPFAKFSSFSGASSGGSSGGGGNKHPGPPVVHTETITTYEIPPGHSNYGPPSKPPTYSSATHQYLPPATGGYNGGGAPFSSGHAAFEAPASNYLPSGYSNDEIYYQ, translated from the exons ATGAAG TTGTTCTACATTTTGCTGCTCACTCTCCCTTTACTGGCGCACAGCTATCCGGCTGAGAGCGAAGACAAGTCCATCTCATTGGAGGATGTCGAGCTGCCTGATAGCGATCATGCGGCATCCGGTGGCGATTCACAAATAACCAAACGCTCTGGCAGTTTCGATTATGTCGCGCATCTGAAGTCTGGTCTGCTCTCCAGCATTGGCCAAGCGTCCGCGTCTATAGCCTCAGGCAGTTCGGGCGGCAGtagtggtggcggcggcggtggtggcgaTGGCTACAAGTCATACGAGTCGGCTCAT GGCAACTCGGTCGATTACAATCCGTGGACATTTAAGAAGTCTGTGCTCAACACCATCTTTCAGGCAGTGAAAGCGATCACTGGTGGTGTGACAGCGATCAAGGGTCAACTGATTAAGGGCAGCGGTTATGCATTGAGCGCTAGTGGCAATTTGGTTGCTTCCTCTGGCGATAAGGTGACCGATGTTGGCAAGGCAATCATCAATTCGGCGCAAATAAATTCGCATGGTTATGGTGGTGGCGCTCCGGTGCATCCCTTCGCCAAATTCAGCTCCTTCTCGGGTGCTTCGTCAGGCGGTAGCAGCGGCGGTGGCGGCAATAAGCATCCCGGACCACCCGTGGTGCACACGGAAA CCATTACTACCTATGAAATTCCACCCGGTCATAGTAACTATGGCCCACCTTCGAAGCCACCAACCTACAGCTCAGCAACGCATCAATACTTGCCACCAGCGACGGGCGGTTACAATGGCGGCGGAGCGCCATTCAGCAGTGGACATGCGGCATTTGAAGCGCCCGCCAGCAATTACCTGCCAAGCGGCTATTCCAATGATG AGATCTATTATCAGTAA
- the LOC105215665 gene encoding uncharacterized protein LOC105215665 isoform X1, translated as MKLFYILLLTLPLLAHSYPAESEDKSISLEDVELPDSDHAASGGDSQITKRSGSFDYVAHLKSGLLSSIGQASASIASGSSGGSSGGGGGGGDGYKSYESAHGNSVDYNPWTFKKSVLNTIFQAVKAITGGVTAIKGQLIKGSGYALSASGNLVASSGDKVTDVGKAIINSAQINSHGYGGGAPVHPFAKFSSFSGASSGGSSGGGGNKHPGPPVVHTETITTYEIPPGHSNYGPPSKPPTYSSATHQYLPPATGGYNGGGAPFSSGHAAFEAPASNYLPSGYSNDGHNDDFNIYGRHQKLSDVDARKAAAQLQEILSLLPNGKTEYTASKTVVLDTHNHGSTAHTGPGGDFNNENVDLHTYGLPNDLGPLESLSHTESITAAYAQRPGGHGQENPSDIYRQMAKKQTAEEIYIQKHPNEGYDYRPTSPTPTGDNAEQGGGYKYNNYHATNSALKDLTPIIAALEVAKRRGSTQNDVTKHYTVEKSVYKAAPQSAPQSAPKSNNQFKYLPASVQKTKHIYFDPAQNKVDTEYQPTYVPPPPSAPSVSAIGAAAPPPPPPPSSHALAPAQSYATHHTSAYNTQHTAAHPVYHAPPAPASPYKVRRQVPSTSITALKVHTKPYFKHHDYEIHDPLMFNRMLSF; from the exons ATGAAG TTGTTCTACATTTTGCTGCTCACTCTCCCTTTACTGGCGCACAGCTATCCGGCTGAGAGCGAAGACAAGTCCATCTCATTGGAGGATGTCGAGCTGCCTGATAGCGATCATGCGGCATCCGGTGGCGATTCACAAATAACCAAACGCTCTGGCAGTTTCGATTATGTCGCGCATCTGAAGTCTGGTCTGCTCTCCAGCATTGGCCAAGCGTCCGCGTCTATAGCCTCAGGCAGTTCGGGCGGCAGtagtggtggcggcggcggtggtggcgaTGGCTACAAGTCATACGAGTCGGCTCAT GGCAACTCGGTCGATTACAATCCGTGGACATTTAAGAAGTCTGTGCTCAACACCATCTTTCAGGCAGTGAAAGCGATCACTGGTGGTGTGACAGCGATCAAGGGTCAACTGATTAAGGGCAGCGGTTATGCATTGAGCGCTAGTGGCAATTTGGTTGCTTCCTCTGGCGATAAGGTGACCGATGTTGGCAAGGCAATCATCAATTCGGCGCAAATAAATTCGCATGGTTATGGTGGTGGCGCTCCGGTGCATCCCTTCGCCAAATTCAGCTCCTTCTCGGGTGCTTCGTCAGGCGGTAGCAGCGGCGGTGGCGGCAATAAGCATCCCGGACCACCCGTGGTGCACACGGAAA CCATTACTACCTATGAAATTCCACCCGGTCATAGTAACTATGGCCCACCTTCGAAGCCACCAACCTACAGCTCAGCAACGCATCAATACTTGCCACCAGCGACGGGCGGTTACAATGGCGGCGGAGCGCCATTCAGCAGTGGACATGCGGCATTTGAAGCGCCCGCCAGCAATTACCTGCCAAGCGGCTATTCCAATGATG GACATAATGATGATTTCAACATTTACGGACGTCACCAGAAACTTAGCGATGTGGATGCACGTAAAGCTGCCGCACAGCTACAGGAAATACTCAGTCTTCTACCGAATGGTAAAACGGAATACACTGCCTCAAAAACAGTCGTCTTGGACACACACAATCATGGGTCGACGGCACACACTGGACCTGGTGGCGATTTCaataatgaaaatgttgatCTGCATACTTACGGTCTGCCGAACGATTTGGGACCGCTGGAGTCATTGTCGCACACCGAATCCATAACCGCAGCATATGCGCAACGACCGGGCGGCCATGGTCAAGAGAATCCCTCCGATATTTATCGCCAAATGGCGAAGAAACAAACAGCGGAAGAGATTTACATACAGAAGCATCCCAACGAGGGCTATGATTATCGGCCCACAAGCCCAACACCAACGGGTGACAATGCTGAGCAAGGTGGTGGTTACAAGTACAACAATTATCATGCAACAAACAGCGCACTGAAGGATCTAACGCCCATTATAGCCGCATTGGAGGTGGCCAAACGACGTGGTTCCACACAGAATGATGTGACCAAGCATTACACAGTGGAGAAGAGCGTCTATAAGGCGGCGCCACAATCAGCGCCACAGTCAGCGCCGAAATCAAACAATCAATTCAAGTATCTGCCAGCTTCGGTGCAGAAGACGAAACACATATACTTCGATCCAGCGCAAAATAAGGTCGATACTGAGTATCAGCCCACATATgtgccaccaccaccatccgCACCGTCAGTCTCAGCCATCGGTGCAGCAGCcccaccgccaccgccaccaccgtcATCCCACGCATTGGCGCCTGCGCAGAGCTACGCCACACACCACACTTCAGCGTACAACACTCAGCACACAGCTGCGCACCCGGTTTATCATGCTCCACCTGCGCCCGCGTCCCCTTATAAAGTGCGTCGTCAAGTGCCAAGCACTTCGATTACAGCGCTGAAGGTGCACACCAAGCCTTACTTTAAGCATCACGACTACGAAATACATGATCCGCTCATGTTCAATCGCATGTTGTCCTTCTAA